The stretch of DNA gtacaaataaaatgcatctgAAGCTAGTATGGAATCTTCGCGAGCACAAAAGCATCGCGCGCAATATCATATAACGTGCTCTGTGAtgcaacaagaaaaaaagacacatttcaaagcagctttatttatttttattgaacATCAGAAATGGTCTGCTCAAGCCTGACTCTATCCAGTGACTAAAGCACGATAAATAAGAACCGAATCTGCTattttgagtgtttgttttgttcatagCACATTTAATAGGCAGCTCACAGCCATGAAGGGTCCTtcgcaaaaaaaagaaagaaagaaaaataacccCGAGGTCATTGACCCAAGATAGTAGCAGTGCTTACACAAAAGAATCGCGTGTCATCCAGGCGTCGTTTTTTGGTGAAACCAGAAAAGTAGTCAGTAACAGTAAAAATCCCatttctgaaaagaaaagaacatttcTTTAGATATTTGATATTGTACACGTGCATTAATATGCTATTTAAAAACGAAGGCATAAGTTGTCTACTCACGGTAGTTTTCACCTCGACATCCGCTGGCATTAAGGCATGAGTTTCTTCTACAACGCTGCTCGGGAAATGACCAAGACGCGCTTCCTGCTCTCCATAGTAAGAACCTTGAACCTGAAGAATTGTAGTAGTTGAGTATCATGATATAGGCTAATGCTCTCTTGAAATTCATTCAGGTCTCTGCAAGCAACATAATTTCAATAAAACCTAAAATGAGTACATTCCAGACTTATTGGAGACAGCACATAAAGTTAACTCCATCCATCATCCAGTTTATTTTGCTACTTACACTGCCTGCCCAGAAGAGGTTACCATGGTCCTTCAGCAtggcaaacacataaacaagttGACCCTGGCGTAGAGGGATGAAGCGGCAATCTTGAGGATAATAATCCTGGAGGGCGCGAGCAATGAGGATGGGATCTAGAGACAGACACCTTTGTAATTTACTTGAAAACTTCATGGATTTATTTGGTAGTTTTCTCAAAAGTGGCTTCCTGGTTCTGATAATGTGACAAACTATACTTGGTAGTTCTTGTTTCAGAAATACACGTCACTCCATTAGTTGCAGCCTGTCAATGTATTATTTAAAACTTGTTATTTTATGTGTTGCATTGTATTTACTTGTACAGATACAGCACTGCATTATGGCTGGTAGGCTACACTGTAACTACCTAATCTCATTGCAACAGCCAAGTGAAAAAAGGATACTCACGACTGCACTCATCATCAGCACACAACTTCTTGTTAGAGAGCTTGGGCATCTCTTTTCCGGCCTGGGCAATCAGAGGCAGCAGACCACATAGCACCAGAACTGACGACCAGCTCATGCCGTgcttctccatcttcctctctgctgttctgtctgtctgcagaggATTGAAGCCAGAGGTGGGACTTCATTTGGGGGCTTCACCCCACCTCCTGCTAAAAACACAGAGCAGATAGATCCCACCTCACATTTAAAACTTGCCCTTTTAtgtctttgctttgttttttgtttagcaCCTAATTTATTGGACACTGCAAAAAATAACACTGACAGTAAAGTGATTGGAACCATATTTTTCAACTGTTCTGCTGACTTAGATGAGGTGAAGTAATCCCACTCATGTTTTGATCAAGTACCAAACTCAAAATataacatttttatatatatatacacacattttaaatgatttactGCACTCTGCTGATCCACTATACTTCTCTATCCCTTGTTACCTGTATGTTGACAAAGTAGGCCCCACAAGCTCAAAGAGTCCCTTTCAAGCAAAGGAAAATTTGTTTTGCAGAAATCAGGAGGCACGGTGAGCAGTTTCACAGGCTCCTGCTTGTGTTGATTTGTGTCTGACCCTGGCAGCCAGcgtccccaccccccctcccggCTTGCACACTCAGCCCACTGTCTGTATGGTTTTGGGAGAAAGTAATTCCACAAGCCTCATTGCAcccacagacagggctgagaAAAACAAAGTGGTCTTTGTAACAGCCATTTTGcctcaaaacattttttatgaaTGTTTCAAATTCACTTTTGTCCCatgtttttttccatctctttggccttaaatcattttttttattattattattttgcagATTAGATCAGATTAGTACATCCTCTCGTGGTGACAGGAAGGGCAGTGCTGAGGCCCATTAGAGATCTGA from Clupea harengus chromosome 8, Ch_v2.0.2, whole genome shotgun sequence encodes:
- the mia gene encoding melanoma-derived growth regulatory protein, whose translation is MEKHGMSWSSVLVLCGLLPLIAQAGKEMPKLSNKKLCADDECSHPILIARALQDYYPQDCRFIPLRQGQLVYVFAMLKDHGNLFWAGSVQGSYYGEQEARLGHFPSSVVEETHALMPADVEVKTTKWDFYCY